TACAATTAACCGCCGGTGCCGGTGGTGTAACTATCATTGATGACAGTTTCAACTCCAATCCTGTCGGAGCGAAAGCGGCACTTGAAGCACTTAACGAGATTGGAGAAGGGAAAAAAGTCTTGGTGACACCGGGGATGATAGAACTCGGTGAGAGAGAATACGAAGAAAACAGACGACTTGGAAAACAAGCCGCCGATGTCTGTGATCTGGTTATTTTAGTCGGACCTATAAGAACCAGACCGATTTTAGATGGTTTGAAGGATGCTGAATACCCGAGCCAGCAAATTATTGTCGCGCGCAACTTAGAAGAAGTCAAACAGCATTTAGCAACACAAGTTCAAACGGGTGACGTTGTTCTTTTTGAGAACGACCTCCCAGACAACTATGAGGAATAGTCGTCAGTTATCAGTTCGCTCCGCTTTCAGTTATCAGTTAAAAGGTTTCTGAGGGTCAATAATCTTTTAGGAACCGTTGTTTCTCCAATTTGGAAACGACGATTCCACCAAGATGTTCATCCATCAAAACCAAACTGACGGCTGACAACTGACAACTAATAAAAAATGTCAAAACACAATGTAGCACTTATATTTGGCGGATGCACACCTGAGCACGAAGTCTCAATCGTAACCGCGCATCAGGTCTGCATCGCTTTACAAGAAAACTATCACGTCATTCCTATTTACGTCACAAAAAATAGCGAGTGGTTAACCGGTGATGCGCTTCGCGATTTATCTACTTTTACTGGTGGAACACTACCGCATCCGTCCGATTTTGATAAAGTTACCGTCGAGTTTCATCCGGAGCCGAAGTTCGTTGTGAGTTCCAAACACTGGCTCGGTCAGAAGGTTCGGAAAAGGACTGTTCTTCCGATAGACGTTGTTTTTCCATCAATCCACGGCATGCATGGCGAAGATGGAACACTCCAAGGGTTGTTAGAGCTCATGAATTTACCCTACGTTGGTGCTGGTGTTGTCGGTTCGGCTGTCGGTATGGACAAAATCATGATGAAGGCGATTCTCAATGAAAATAGACTCCCCATACTTCCATATTTGTGGTGGGATCATCATGAGTGGGAAATTGGACGCGACGAGATTATCGAAGATGTAGAGACAACACTCTCCTATCCCGTCTTCGTCAAACCTGCGATGGGTGGTTCAAGTATTGGTGTGAGTCATGCCAACAACGAGACAGAGTTTGTCAGTGCTGTTGAGGTAGCGGGAGATTACTCGCGTAGGATACTCGTTGAGAAAGCAGTTGAGAATCCTGTTGAAATCAACTGTGCTGTGATGGGTACAGATGAACCGACAGTTTCTGTATGCGAGCAACCCGTAACGGACGCGAATTTGCTGAGTTTTGATGATAAATATATCCATCAAGAAGAAGAATCTTCAGGGATGGCAGGTGCAGATCGGAAAATTCCTGCACCCATTTCGGAAGAACTAACGTTACATATACAACAACTTGCCACACGTACCTTTCAGGTTTTAGATTGTGCCGGTGTGGCGCGTATTGACTTCCTCGTAGATGCTAATCAAAGTGTTTATGTGAATGAAATTAATACTATCCCTGGTTCATATAGTTATTACCTGTGGGCACATCAAGACGTTGAGTTTCCACAACTTGTATCGGAACTCATTGATTTAGCATTTACAATGCATGCGCAGAAAAATGCTTTAACCTATACGTATACAACCAATCTTCTAAGCCAAGCAGGTGCGAGCCTTGCCAAATTGAAGAAAGGTGAAAAACTTGGGAGCACGGCGTAAAATATTCTTGTAAGACCGCCACCGCTTTTCCTGTGGGAAACAATGTTCTACCATCTCCTTTACGAGAATCTCGTTGAAACTTTTTCGCCATTCAATATCTTTCGCTATATTAGTTTTCGCGCAATTTATGCGACAGCTACTGCCCTCCTCATCTCGCTCGTTTTAGGTCCCTTTATGATAGAGAAGTTAAAGCAGCTGCGCATCGGGGAACATATTCAGGAGGAGGTAGCAAAAGCGCAACAGAACACCGAAAATCAGAACAAAGCAGGTATACCGACAATGGGAGGAGTTCTTATCATTGTATCTGTTCTGATATCGGTGGTGTTCTGGTCGCGTTTGGATCAACCGTACATCTATCTGATGATTTTGACGACCCTCTGGTTCGGCGGCCTTGGATTTCTTGATGATTACAGCAAACTCGTAAAACAACAGTCCTTAGGACTTCGGGGGTGGCATAAAATCGCGCTTCAAACGGTGGGGGCGTTGGCGATTGCGGGCTATCTCTACCATTGGGGACCCGCCCAAGCTGACGATCCGGCAACCCGGACATCCCTAATCCTTCCGTTTTTCAAAGATGCCCAACTGGATTTGGGAATTCTATTTATCCCTTTCGCGACGCTGGTCATCGTTGGGGCTTCTAATGCCGTCAATCTTACAGACGGGATGGATGGATTGGCGATTGGGTGTACACTGTTCGTTGCGGGCACTTTAGGGATAGTGGGGTACATGACGAGTCACAACGAGATCGCAGCGTATCTGAATATATTTCATCTACCGGTAGGTGGCGAAGTTACGGCGATTTTCTGTGCAGCACTGGTCGGCGCGGGCTTAGGGTTTTTGTGGTATAACGGTCATCCGGCGCAAGTCTTTATGGGTGATACTGGTTCACTGGCACTCGGCGCGACGCTTGGAACGGTGGCAGTGCTTATCAAGCAGGAGTTTCTACTTGTAGTCGTCGGTGCTATTTTCGTCGCCGAGACGTTGTCAGTTATTATCCAAGTTTGGTCGTATCGTACATTTGGTAAACGCGTATTCAAGATGTCGCCGATTCATTATCATTTCTTGCTTTCGGGCTGGAAAGAATCGAAGGTCGTCATCAGATTTTGGATTGTAGGACTGATTTTAGTCTTGATCGCCTTAAGTACGTTGAAACTTCGGTAGGTATGGTTCTAAGCCGTACCTTGGAGGGATGTGGGTGCAATTACAGGAAAAACGTGTAACAGTCTTTGGTTTAAACCGAAGTGGGGTCGCCGTTGCGAAATTGCTACGTTCATACGGTGCGACTGTCACGGTTACAGACACACGTTCTGCCGAAGCGTTGTCAACGGAAATCGCTGCGCTCAACGAATCGCCCAAATCGGACGACACCTGTAATCTATACCGAAAATTTTTCGACGGGCATCCGGCGGAGTGCATTGCGGATGCCGATTTTATAGTCGTTTCGCCGGGCGTGCCACTTAACATTCCGATGCTTTGCGAGGCACGGGCGCGTGATCTTCCGATTCTCGGGGAATTAGAGGTTGCCGCACGGGTATGTCCAGCACCAATCGTTGCGATTACTGGGACAAAAGGCAAATCAACGACGACGCTTCTCACAGAGGCAATACTAAAGGCAGGAAACAAATTCTTGAACATCTGTGTTGCTGGCAACATCGGTGTACCATTAGCAGCGGAGGTTCAAAAACTTACAAGCGAAGATGTCGTCGTTGTTGAGGCAAGCAGTTTTCAGTTGGAAAGTACAGTCACTTTTCATCCGACGGTTAGTGTGGTGCTTAACCTATCGCGTGATCACCTGGACCGGCATAAAACGATGTCGGCGTATCGAGCAGCAAAACAGAAGATTTCTGATAATCAGACGAGTGCTGATTGGATAATTCTCAACGCTTCGGATGCGTCTGTTAAGGGTTTTGGGGCATCAACAGCAGCAAAAAAAATCTATTTTACGGACAAAGGTCCCCCTGAAGATTCGTCATTTTCAGGCGTATTTAGAGAGGGTTCGGAACTTTTTGCACAATGGAATGGCACGCGTAAGAGAATATGTGATATTGCGGATATTCCACTTCCGGGGGCGCACAACTTACAGAACACCCTCGCTGCTGTTGCTGTAGGACTGATTTTTGGTGTGACAGCAACGCAAATCCAAGGAGCACTTCAGCAATTTGACCAGTCGCATCCTGCTTTATCGCATGCGTTTGAACCTGTAAAGACTTTGACGGGTGTTGAGTTCATAGACGATTCAAAGGCAACAAATGTGGCGGCAGTCCAAGCGGCCCTTGAATCCGTAAAAGACTCTCAAATTGTCCTAATAATGGGCGGCTACGACAAGGGTAATGACTATACACCGTTGCGTGAAATTGTGCGGAGCCGCGTCAAAGCTGCCGTGATGCTTGGTGAGTACACCGATCAAATTGAAAAAACGCTCGCCGATACAACAAAAATAATAAAAGCGAAAACGATGGCACAGGCGGTACAGATCGCCTACCAACTCGCGGTACCAGGAGATGTCGTCCTATTGTCGCCTGCGAATGCCAGTTTTGATATGTACACCGACTATAAGGCACGCGGCACTAATTTTAAAGCAGCGGTTGAAGCACTTCAACCACCTCATTAAAAAACTTTCAACACATTAGTCTGTAGGGCAGAGGTTACCTTGGGGAAACACCCAAGCAAAAACCCTCTACGACGAACTTACTCTAAAATTCAAAGTGAACACAGTATTAGGTTTTTAGGATCAAAGTAACGTAGGAAGGAAAAGACACCACGATGCTACGCAACTACCAAAACTCTCCCCGTAGCAAGCGAAGTTTCAAGTCTAAACAAAAAGCTAGACCTTGGTGGACAAATACGCGCACTTATTTCGCTGGCACAGATTCACAGGAACAGGTAAAGGAACCGCTGCCTGGACAAAACTCTGGGCGAATGGATAGGGTGTTAATAGCCATTACCTTCTGCCTCATTGCCATAGGCATTTTGATGGTATACAGTTCAAGTCATCTCCTCTCCTCAAGGCACTATGACGGCTATAGTTACCGTTACTTGCAAATACACATTATTGCATGTACGATCGGTTTAGCTGGCATGTTCATGATTGCCTATGTGCCTTATAGGTTTTATGGGAAATACGCGAACCTTCTTTTGATACTTTCTTTTGTCGGGTTATTATTGGTTTTCGTGCCAAGTTTAAGCGTGAGTGTACAAGGGGCGGAGGGTGGCAGATTTAAACGCTGGATTAATATAGGATTGCCGATTAATTTTCAACCCGTTGAATTTGCGAAAA
The window above is part of the Candidatus Poribacteria bacterium genome. Proteins encoded here:
- the mraY gene encoding phospho-N-acetylmuramoyl-pentapeptide-transferase is translated as MFYHLLYENLVETFSPFNIFRYISFRAIYATATALLISLVLGPFMIEKLKQLRIGEHIQEEVAKAQQNTENQNKAGIPTMGGVLIIVSVLISVVFWSRLDQPYIYLMILTTLWFGGLGFLDDYSKLVKQQSLGLRGWHKIALQTVGALAIAGYLYHWGPAQADDPATRTSLILPFFKDAQLDLGILFIPFATLVIVGASNAVNLTDGMDGLAIGCTLFVAGTLGIVGYMTSHNEIAAYLNIFHLPVGGEVTAIFCAALVGAGLGFLWYNGHPAQVFMGDTGSLALGATLGTVAVLIKQEFLLVVVGAIFVAETLSVIIQVWSYRTFGKRVFKMSPIHYHFLLSGWKESKVVIRFWIVGLILVLIALSTLKLR
- a CDS encoding D-alanine--D-alanine ligase codes for the protein MSKHNVALIFGGCTPEHEVSIVTAHQVCIALQENYHVIPIYVTKNSEWLTGDALRDLSTFTGGTLPHPSDFDKVTVEFHPEPKFVVSSKHWLGQKVRKRTVLPIDVVFPSIHGMHGEDGTLQGLLELMNLPYVGAGVVGSAVGMDKIMMKAILNENRLPILPYLWWDHHEWEIGRDEIIEDVETTLSYPVFVKPAMGGSSIGVSHANNETEFVSAVEVAGDYSRRILVEKAVENPVEINCAVMGTDEPTVSVCEQPVTDANLLSFDDKYIHQEEESSGMAGADRKIPAPISEELTLHIQQLATRTFQVLDCAGVARIDFLVDANQSVYVNEINTIPGSYSYYLWAHQDVEFPQLVSELIDLAFTMHAQKNALTYTYTTNLLSQAGASLAKLKKGEKLGSTA
- the murD gene encoding UDP-N-acetylmuramoyl-L-alanine--D-glutamate ligase — translated: MQLQEKRVTVFGLNRSGVAVAKLLRSYGATVTVTDTRSAEALSTEIAALNESPKSDDTCNLYRKFFDGHPAECIADADFIVVSPGVPLNIPMLCEARARDLPILGELEVAARVCPAPIVAITGTKGKSTTTLLTEAILKAGNKFLNICVAGNIGVPLAAEVQKLTSEDVVVVEASSFQLESTVTFHPTVSVVLNLSRDHLDRHKTMSAYRAAKQKISDNQTSADWIILNASDASVKGFGASTAAKKIYFTDKGPPEDSSFSGVFREGSELFAQWNGTRKRICDIADIPLPGAHNLQNTLAAVAVGLIFGVTATQIQGALQQFDQSHPALSHAFEPVKTLTGVEFIDDSKATNVAAVQAALESVKDSQIVLIMGGYDKGNDYTPLREIVRSRVKAAVMLGEYTDQIEKTLADTTKIIKAKTMAQAVQIAYQLAVPGDVVLLSPANASFDMYTDYKARGTNFKAAVEALQPPH